The DNA window GCCTACGACAGGCGGGTGGCGTCGCCGCACGTGCTGGCCGACGTGGCGCGCACCCATCCCCGGCTGATCCGGCCGGACGGCGTGCGCGAGTCGACGGGCGTCTACACCGACCCGGCGAGCTATCTGGCCGAGTGCCGGCCGACGGCGTCGACGACCTGGTGATGGCCGTCAGTGAGGTGGTGGGCAACGCGCTGCGGCACGGGACGCCACCGGTGCGCCTGCGCCTGTGGTCCGCGCCGGACCGGATCGTGGTGGCCGTGCACGACCGGGGCCCCGGCCCCAAGGACCCGTACGCCGGCTTGCTGCCGGCGGGCGACGGGACCGAGGGCGGCCTGGGGTTGTGGATCACCCACCAGAGCTGCGACCACGTGACCCACCACCGGGACGCCGACGGTTTCACCATCCGACTGACGGCGGGTGATGCGCACTTCCCGGTCTGACCGGCCGTCCGACCGGCGGGCCGGGGGCGGGGCGGGCTCGACGGCGCGCGCGGACACGGTACCGTTGCGCCTCATCGTGCCCCGCGGCCCGGCGCTGGCGAACCCACGGAGGATGGCGCAATGTCCAACGGTGAGGAA is part of the Micromonospora sp. WMMD980 genome and encodes:
- a CDS encoding MEDS domain-containing protein; translated protein: MADGPSQIRMAGELPPLLLGATWDAWARYESAINHVYDDFPLWGICAYDRRVASPHVLADVARTHPRLIRPDGVRESTGVYTDPASYLAECRPTASTTW
- a CDS encoding ATP-binding protein, translating into MAVSEVVGNALRHGTPPVRLRLWSAPDRIVVAVHDRGPGPKDPYAGLLPAGDGTEGGLGLWITHQSCDHVTHHRDADGFTIRLTAGDAHFPV